AGTCACCCGGACGTCAAGTATGTCTGGATGCAATTTATCGACTATACTTCGACCATCAGACAGCGCATGTTTCCGATTTTGGAGTTCGCGAAAATTGCACGCAAGCAGCGCCGGATTGGCATCTGCTTGGCTGTCTTTTGGATGTTGCAGGACGACGGAATTGCAGGAGGCTCGACCACAGGCCAATTCTACATGGAACCGGATCTCTCTACACTCAGCCCAAATTCCGGACTTGATTCCAAGAGCGCCACCGTAATGACATGGTGGAAGACAAACGAGGGTGAACCAATCGAGGGCTGCCCACGTACGACTCTGCTCAATATATCGAGCAAACTCAAGGATGAGTTTGACATCCAAGCCACTTGCGGCTTCGAGATTGAAGTCGTTTTCCTGAAATCGATCACAGACCCGTCCAccggagaagaagacttCGTTCCTAGCGTAACGAACCACTCCTGGTCACAGATGACCCGTGAGACACGCCGCTTGCTACCCGTGCTCGAAGATGTCACCGAAACGCTTGCCTCCATCGGCATATACTTGGAACAGTTCCACTCCGAGTCCGCCCCAGGCCAGTTCGAATTCATCCTCCCACCCGGCTCCCCCGTCGCCGCTGTGGATACTCTCATCAAAGCCCGCCAAGTCATAACCTACGTCGCTGAGAAGCACGGTCTCCGCGCGACCCTCCACCCACGCCCCTACCCCTCTGCCGCAGGCACAGCCTCTCATGCGCACGTCTCTATCTCTCCGCCAACAAAAGAAGCTTCCTTCCTCGCCGGTATCCTCCATCACTATCCAGCTGTAGTAGCCCTCACGCTTTCCGGCGACGCAAGCTACGACCGCGTCAAAGCGGGCCTCTGGGCCGGAAGTGAATGGGTCACCTGGGGCACCCAGAACCGCGAAGCGCCCATTCGAAAGATTTCCCCCGGCCACTGGGAAGTTAAGTCACTGGACGGCCTGGCAAATATGTATCTAGCCATGTCTGCTTTCCTGGCTGCGGGGTATGCCGGGGTAAAAGAGGATAAGCCGCTTACTGTTAAGGACTGTGCATGTTCGTTTTCCCCTTCCCTGAAACTCTGATTTGACTGGGTAAATTTGTGCGGCTAACATTGAATCTATAGACGACGCGGCGACGCTTTGTGAAACTGAACGTAAAGACCTCGGCATCACTACGAAACTCCCTAATACTCTTGTTAAGAGCCTCGAGGCTCTAGAGTCTAACAAGACACTTCAAACCCTTCTAGGTCCGAACCTAGTGAATAACTACATTATGGTGAAGCGCGCGGAGAGCAAGAAACTTAATGCAATGGATGAGAAGGCGCGCAGAAAGTGGCTTGTGGAGAGGTACTAACACTTATGCAAAGGTTGCATGAAATAACCATCTCTGCCAGAGGGAAATCTTACTTTCTGACTACTTAGTGAAACACCTTATGAGGTTACCTAGATAAAGTAGATCCCTAATACCGTGAAGTAAAATCAATcgctatatatttttatttctgtCGTAGTAAGCTGATCTGATGTGTTTGCATATAATCATTCATTACCGAAAATTAAAATCACATCATGCCATATTTATTCAAACAGGGGTATCAACTCAAGATTTTCATATTTGTATACGGAGCAACCCCGCCGAATCAAGTtaaaacaaagcaaaaaaggCAGGAGGTCCCAGGCCAGCGACAGCTCGAAGACAACAACAAGGTAACCGATCTTAATCAAACCGTAACGAAGGCCGAGAAAGAGGACgggaaaaaagagaaaggaaacaTAACAACGAAATACAAAGGCATTGAAGCCGAAATCACGCCCACTCCATAGACGTTTTCCTAATGGCATTAACACACCGCGAGATAGAACCAAGTATGATAGATCCCGGAAGGAGTTGGTATCAATTTGATATTGGCACCTTCATTCTCCATTCATCAAGTAATCTGGAGACTTCCTTTGCCGACGGCCTATTTCAACAACAAAGGTCAGGTTTGTGCCCGCTGAAGCAGGAGCCCAACAACAATCTGGCTCCTTCTTCCATTGACCGACTGTAACGGTTGAAGAACCCAGAGGTCTCATCTCACTGTATACATTCACCGCATGCAGCTCTAGGGATACCAGAAAATCGAACGATCTTATAGCAAGCTCGTGTGCGGGACTCGGTATGACTTTCGCTATCAAGATTCCCGTTTCTGCATTGAAGGTGAATCGACAATACTTGCTTACGGAAGACCAATCATCACTTAATTTGGCAAATTGCCCCGTGGGGACAGACGTGAAAATAAGATATTGATCTTGAGTTTGGCTTTTCAAAAGCGCTTGGTGAAGAAACTCTAGGGACATTTCAGGCTCATACTTGTAGTGAAAATCTCCCGTTGCCTATCCTTGGCAAGCTGTGTAAAAAGATCGGGTTCAATATCAACTGACGACTCAAAGTATGAAACTTCAGACGACGAAGTCTGATATGCGTTCGATATGGATTCGATGAGATCCATGGTTGAGAAGGGGGTGATGAGAAACTCGGAGAATGAGAGGCAAGCATTCACGAATCACGATTGATGAAAAGGGAAAGTGTTACCCAGGCGGGGCCCGAGGGTTTCACCAGCGGTTGCTTCCGCCTTGGCAATAGACACTACTCCCTTTCTGGGCTAGAGTGTAACCAGAATCACGTATCATCATAATGCATGAGTCTGCCCTCCAATGGTGCGCAGGGGAACAATTACCCCGGATCGTCCGAGGACTATGGACGGTGAATAGTCTAATAATGACTTCAGGACCTGCTGCATTCTCATTGCCGTCTATCTTGTAGATCTCTTGAGCGAATCTATAGTCTTCAACATGCAatccaaaacaacaataCTGCGCTCGTACCCAATGCAGTTACTAGTATCTCTCCATCAATCGTTTTCGGACGGTCCACATCCGGGCACGCTTGCCATAGATGTACATTGGAATGGAGAAAAGAAGTAGTCCAAATTGGATCACTCCCAAGGCCACGAAGACCATCCGTGCCCCGTCAATCTCCATCCAATCGACAACAAACAAGGAGAAAATTAGACCGTGGAAAACATCTGTGCTACTGTTAGTCATGGTGCAATACTATAAGTTAGTTGGGAAATGGGAAACATACTCTTGCTCCAGTTTAGCGTCACCAAAGCTTCTCCAGCATACTGACGGTAGCTGTCCACACAGAAAGTAATTGCCGTGGTACTCCCCAAGCAGCATCCAAACGACACTAACCCAAAGAAGATAGTCGGGACAATCCAGGCGTCCTTTTCCTGAGCGCTCCAGCCAAAGCCCATCAGACCTATTGTTGTCGAAAGTGCAATCGGAATCGCCATTACTAGGCGGAACTC
The nucleotide sequence above comes from Aspergillus puulaauensis MK2 DNA, chromosome 3, nearly complete sequence. Encoded proteins:
- a CDS encoding uncharacterized protein (COG:S;~EggNog:ENOG410PYSD); the encoded protein is MSLEFLHQALLKSQTQDQYLIFTSVPTGQFAKLSDDWSSVSKYCRFTFNAETGILIAKVIPSPAHELAIRSFDFLVSLELHAVNVYSEMRPLGSSTVTVGQWKKEPDCCWAPASAGTNLTFVVEIGRRQRKSPDYLMNGE